Proteins encoded together in one Musa acuminata AAA Group cultivar baxijiao chromosome BXJ3-6, Cavendish_Baxijiao_AAA, whole genome shotgun sequence window:
- the LOC103990199 gene encoding sulfoquinovosyl transferase SQD2: MIPADSLLRTNHLRSPAVTPTPPTHLLSFHYPPASSPSLSFSSSSFPRELRIALRRGRRKIGAYAEMSKKMVIEEVKEDEEEEETPPMILEDQEGNSKPRRIALFVEPSPFAYISGYKNRFQNFIKHLREMGDEVIVVTTHEGVPQEFYGAKVIGSWSFPCPWYQKVPLSLALSPRIISEVAKFKPDIIHASSPGIMVFGALAIAKLLCVPIVMSYHTHVPIYIPRYTFSWLVKPMWLIIRFLHRAADLTLVPSAAISKDLIDAHVAAANKIRLWNKGVDSENFHPRYRSHEMRMRLSNGEPEKPLLIHVGRLGVEKSLDFLKSVMDRLPGVRIAFVGDGPYRPELEKMFSGMPVVFTGMLQGVELSQAYASGDVFMMPSESETLGFVVLEAMSSGVPVVAARAGGIPDIIPEEQEGKTSFLFAPGDLDDCMSKIERLLSCREFREAMGKAAREEMEKYDWRAATRKIRNEQYNAAIWFWRKKRAQLLGPLQRLVRRFFKSPQINYG; the protein is encoded by the exons ATGATTCCCGCTGACTCACTACTTCGCACAAACCATCTCCGCTCTCCCGCCGTCACCCCTACTCCGCCGACGCACCTCCTTAGCTTCCATTACCCCCctgcttcttccccttctcttagcTTCTCGTCGTCGTCTTTTCCGAGGGAGCTGCGGATCGCCTTGCGGCGAGGGAGGCGGAAAATTGGGGCCTACGCCGAGATGAGCAAGAAGATGGTCATTGAAGAGGtgaaggaggacgaggaggaggaagaaacgcCGCCCATGATCTTGGAGGATCAAGAGGGTAACTCTAAGCCTCGCCGCATTGCCCTCTTCGTCGAGCCCTCCCCCTTCGC ttatatTTCTGGATATAAGAACCGCTTCCAGAATTTCATCAAACATCTGCGTGAAATGGGGGATGAG GTCATTGTGGTGACTACCCATGAAGGGGTACCTCAGGAATTCTATGGCGCAAAGGTTATTGGTTCATGGAG CTTCCCCTGCCCATGGTATCAGAAAGTTCCACTTTCATTGGCACTGAGCCCTAGAATAATTTCAGAAGTGGCAAAGTTCAAGCCTGACATTATTCATGCATCTTCTCCAGGAATCATG GTGTTTGGTGCTTTGGCAATTGCCAAATTGCTTTGTGTTCCAATAGTGATGTCATATCACACCCACGTTCCAAT ATATATTCCCAGATATACATTCAGTTGGTTGGTGAAGCCCATGTGGTTGATAATAA GGTTCCTTCATAGAGCTGCTGATCTTACTTTAGTGCCTTCAGCTGCTATTAGCAAGGATCTTATAGATGCTCATGTAGCAGCAG CTAACAAAATTCGCCTTTGGAACAAGGGTGTTGATTCAGAAAACTTCCACCCTCGTTATCGGAGCCATGAAATGCGTATGAGGCTAAG TAATGGTGAACCAGAAAAGCCATTGTTAATTCATGTTGGACGATTAGGAGTTGAAAAGAGCTTGGATTTTCTGAAAAG TGTTATGGATAGGCTGCCAGGAGTAAGAATTGCTTTCGTCGGAGATGGACCATATAG GCCTGAACTGGAAAAGATGTTCTCAGGTATGCCGGTGGTGTTCACTGGAATGCTGCAGGGAGTAGAGCTCTCGCAGGCATACGCCAGCGGGGATGTTTTCATGATGCCTTCGGAGTCGGAGACCCTTGGCTTCGTCGTGTTGGAGGCCATGTCGTCCGGAGTTCCCGTCGTAGCAGCCCGTGCCGGAGGAATTCCAGACATCATACCGGAGGAGCAGGAAGGGAAGACCAGCTTCCTCTTCGCTCCCGGCGACCTTGATGACTGCATGAGCAAGATCGAGCGGCTCCTGTCATGCAGGGAGTTCAGAGAAGCCATGGGCAAGGCGGCGCGGGAGGAGATGGAGAAGTACGACTGGAGAGCAGCGACCCGGAAGATACGTAACGAGCAGTACAATGCGGCAATCTGGttctggaggaagaagagggctcAGCTTCTCGGACCGCTCCAACGGTTGGTCAGAAGGTTCTTCAAATCACCACAAATCAACTATGGTTGA
- the LOC135640858 gene encoding peroxisomal nicotinamide adenine dinucleotide carrier-like encodes MSDALINGLAGAGGGIIAQLITYPLQTVNTRQQTERDPSKFAARDGVVRQMLEVVQQEGWERLYGGLAPSVVGTAASQGVYYYFYQIFRNRAENAAQDRWKKGIGDGSVGMFQSLVVAALAGCVNVLLTNPIWVVVTRMQTHKKKSNRSPNHVLRSLPDEAIQLAVVEHQPYRTSHVVQELYDEAGFWGFWKGVIPTLIMVSNPSIQFMIYETLLKKIKRKRSTNTKGAEGLTALEIFLLGAVAKLGATLVTYPLLVVKARLQAKQGLDDDKRRQYTGTFDAITKMMRYEGLSCFYKGMGTKIVQSVFAAAVLFMVKEELVKATRILVTGELSNSKLRPP; translated from the exons ATGTCGGACGCGCTCATCAACGGGTTGGCCGGCGCCGGTGGTGGGATCATCGCACAGCTCATCACCTACCCCTTGCAAACC GTGAACACCCGTCAACAGACCGAGCGCGATCCGTCCAAGTTCGCCGCAAGGGATGGCGTCGTGCGGCAGATGCTGGAG GTGGTGCAGCAAGAGGGATGGGAGCGGCTCTATGGTGGGCTTGCGCCGTCGGTGGTCGGCACGGCGGCTTCCCAG GGTGTTTATTACTATTTCTATCAAATATTTAGGAACAGGGCAGAAAACGCTGctcaagatcgctggaagaaaggCATTGGTGATGGATCTGTAGGCATGTTCCAGTCACTTGTTGTTGCTGCACTTGCAGG ATGTGTAAATGTTTTACTGACAAATCCTATCTGGGTAGTAGTTACTCGTATGCAG ACTCACAAGAAGAAAAGTAACAGATCACCTAATCATGTTCTACGATCTCTTCCTGATGAAGCAATTCAGCTTGCAGTTGTTGAGCATCAACCATACAGAACTAGCCATGTG GTTCAAGAACTCTATGATGAAGCTGGATTTTGGGGCTTCTGGAAGGGTGTAATTCCTACACTAATAATG GTTAGCAATCCTTCTATCCAGTTCATGATATATGAAACTCTTTTAAAAAAGATCAAGAGAAAACGATCTACAAACACCAAAGGTGCTGAAGGATTAACTGCTCTTGAG ATTTTCCTTCTTGGAGCCGTTGCCAAACTTGGAGCTACTCTTGTTACATATCCCCTATTAGTGGTGAAG GCAAGGCTGCAAGCAAAACAAGGACTTGATGATGATAAGAGGCGTCAATATACAG GTACATTTGATGCCATCACAAAAATGATGCGCTATGAAGGTCTTTCATGTTTCTATAAAGGAATGGGCACAAAAATAGTCCAGAGCGTATTTGCTGCAGCAGTTCTGTTTATGGTGAAGGAGGAGCTGGTAAAAGCAACCCGGATATTGGTTACAGGAGAGCTTAGCAATTCAAAGTTGAGACCACCTTAA
- the LOC135640454 gene encoding pentatricopeptide repeat-containing protein At3g09060-like, translated as MAAAEPPACASRLRHLVELIELKAHKDPVAALSHLDSLAAHHPFSCPSPSLLFRLLRAVSASAPSHLPRLLRFLRHHPRCPRFSEAAALVALKAFSRALMPDEALRTFRSLPDIFRCTPGVRSHNALLDAFVRARRWDEAESFFAFFSARARVRPNLQTYNILIRGLCAREQLDRALELLQTIRSGGIEPNRVTYSTLMCALIKRGDLDKALEVFDEMCDRKVAADVVCYNVLIDGFLKNDELDKAMEMWNRMVSDRAVSPTVATYNVMLNGLCKLGKFNEVMELWGRMVANSHRPDSFTYGILIHGLCESGNVDGASRVYTEMMKNGLVLDTVTCNSLLNGFCRAGRLEESSKLWESMQSAGHCNTVSYNILIRGLFENGRVEDAIILWEQLQQQQHKALRPDSVTYGVLIHGLCENGYINKALQVLKKAEEGEDKILDVFAYTSMLDGLCKDKRIDEAICVYNQMAKCGCRPNSQTHNALISGFCRVSKISEAIQFFNQMQSSGCSPTIVTYNALIGGLCKAERFFEASVFTREMMEKGFKPDTITYSSLIDGLCRDKKLDAALDIWNRVFNMGDGADVIMHNIIIHGLCSAGKVEEALRVHSEMKRRNCMPTLVTHNTLMDGLYESGDCEKASTVWIEMLEVGLEPDIISYNIALKGLCSYNRTSEAVQLLHDALSHGIIPSTITWSILLRAVMKEGPAQT; from the coding sequence ATGGCGGCGGCCGAACCTCCTGCCTGCGCTTCCCGCCTCCGCCATCTCGTCGAACTCATCGAGCTCAAAGCGCACAAGGACCCCGTCGCCGCCCTTTCCCACCTTGACTCCCTCGCCGCCCACCATCCCTTCTCATgcccctccccttcccttctcttccGCCTCCTCCGCGCTGTCTCCGCCTCCGCCCCCTCCCACCTCCCCCGCCTCCTCCGCTTCCTCCGCCACCACCCCCGTTGCCCCCGCTTCTCCGAGGCGGCGGCCCTCGTCGCCCTCAAGGCATTCTCCCGCGCTCTCATGCCCGACGAGGCCCTCCGCACCTTCCGCTCCCTCCCCGACATCTTCCGCTGCACGCCCGGCGTCCGCTCCCACAACGCCCTACTCGACGCCTTCGTCCGCGCGCGCCGCTGGGATGAGGCCGAGTCTTTCTTCGCCTTTTTCTCCGCCCGCGCTCGCGTCCGCCCCAACCTCCAGACCTACAACATCCTCATCCGAGGCCTCTGTGCTCGCGAACAGCTCGACCGGGCGCTGGAGCTGCTCCAAACGATCCGGTCTGGCGGTATCGAGCCCAACCGCGTCACCTACAGCACCCTTATGTGTGCCCTGATCAAAAGAGGTGATTTGGACAAAGCACTCGAGGTCTTCGATGAAATGTGCGATAGGAAGGTGGCTGCCGACGTTGTATGCTACAATGTCCTGATCGATGGGTTCTTGAAGAATGATGAACTCGACAAGGCTATGGAGATGTGGAATCGAATGGTGAGCGACAGGGCAGTTAGTCCGACCGTGGCGACCtataatgtgatgttgaatggtcTATGCAAGCTCGGCAAGTTCAATGAGGTGATGGAGCTGTGGGGTCGAATGGTGGCGAACAGCCACCGTCCTGATTCCTTCACCTATGGAATTCTGATTCATGGATTATGTGAGTCCGGGAATGTGGATGGGGCATCACGAGTCTACACAGAGATGATGAAGAATGGGCTTGTTCTTGACACTGTCACCTGCAATTCTCTGCTTAATGGCTTCTGCAGAGCAGGGAGGTTGGAGGAGTCTTCGAAGCTGTGGGAATCAATGCAAAGTGCAGGGCACTGTAACACTGTCAGTTACAACATTCTGATTAGAGGCCTCTTTGAGAATGGTAGGGTAGAAGATGCTATCATCCTCTGGGAACagttgcagcagcagcaacataaGGCTTTGCGTCCAGATTCAGTCACTTATGGTGTTTTGATACATGGGTTATGTGAGAATGGGTACATTAACAAGGCATTGCAAGTACTGAAGAAGGCAGAAGAAGGTGAAGATAAGATTTTGGATGTCTTTGCATATACATCTATGTTAGATGGTCTCTGTAAAGACAAGAGAATCGATGAAGCTATTTGCGTTTACAATCAAATGGCTAAATGTGGTTGCAGACCAAACTCGCAAACTCACAATGCCCTTATAAGTGGCTTCTGCAGAGTATCTAAGATCTCAGAAGCCATCCAGTTTTTCAATCAGATGCAAAGCAGtggttgctctcctactattgtgACATACAACGCCCTTATCGGTGGTCTGTGTAAAGCAGAAAGGTTCTTTGAAGCTTCTGTGTTTACAAGGGAAATGATGGAGAAAGGCTTCAAACCTGATACAATCACATACAGCTCGTTGATAGATGGTCTTTGTCGAGATAAGAAGCTTGATGCTGCTCTTGATATTTGGAACAGAGTTTTCAATATGGGAGATGGAGCTGATGTCATTATGCACAACATTATCATCCATGGTCTTTGTTCTGCTGGGAAAGTGGAAGAAGCCTTACGTGTTCATTCTGAGATGAAACGAAGAAACTGCATGCCAACCTTGGTCACCCATAATACGCTCATGGATGGACTTTATGAATCTGGTGATTGTGAAAAAGCATCGACTGTATGGATTGAGATGCTAGAAGTGGGATTGGAGCCAGACATCATCTCTTACAACATAGCTCTCAAAGGCCTTTGTTCATATAACAGGACGTCGGAAGCGGTTCAATTGTTGCATGATGCCTTGAGCCATGGCATAATCCCATCCACCATTACATGGAGTATACTTCTTAGGGCAGTGATGAAAGAAGGTCCTGCTCAAACATGA